The Candidatus Bathyarchaeota archaeon genomic interval AAGCATCAAAGAACCGTCGTGTTTTCGTTGCTGGTTGTGGTGATTTTAGTACCGTACTTCCTGTTCCAAACCAGCTTTGCGTACGAGGCTGCAGGCGCTGAAAACTGGAACGTTGCGTTAAGCCTAAGCACCATGGACCCCGTTAAGTTGCATGGTATTCTTGGGTTTATTGACAGCTACAGCGCCAATAGCGCTAAGTGGGTTTCAAGTAACGCGCCCTTCAATCGTACTATGGCTTCGGATGGAGAAATCTACACGTCTCTAACCGCGTATGGGCATGTCTACAGAGGCGGAGTGGAAACCCTAAGTAACACTACAGTGCTCGCCCCCGGCGAAATGGCGTATCTGAGTTATCTCAGCATTAACTATGAGAATCAAGTCTGGAACGGCTCCCTAGTGGCCCCACTGAACCAAACTGACGTGGTCTACTCCAACGGTGGTAGCGTAATCTACTGTGCACCCCAAAAATAGTTGCAGTAAATTCTTTTTCCAGAAAAACGCGACCCCAAAGGAGGCAACCGCGAACGCTAAACCGTGACAGATTAGAAGAAACACTAAAATGGAGACTCATCGACCCCCTATTTGCGGGGTTTGAGCGTGCCAAACTCAAAAACAAGGATTTCTCCATCATCGGCAACAACTGCGTCATCGGTGGCATGTACCACAAATTCGGCTTAAACTTCACGTCCCCCACGGTTTGGTCATTTTTTTATCCCCAAGACTACATGCGTTTCCTTGAAAACCTCGACTGGTACCTAAAACAAAAAATGCAATTCACAAAAACATCAAAGCATCCCACAGCGTCAAAACTCAAAGAACTAGTGCACCGCGATTACCCCATCGGCGTTTTAGGGGGCGACGTAGAAATCCACTTTCTCCACTACGTCACTGAAGCTGAGGCAGCCGAGAAATGGAGCCGACGCGCCAAACGGGTAAACTTTAGCAATCTCTTTGTGGTGTTCTCAGACGCAGAAGAGGGCTTTAGTGAACAGTTGCTGGAGCGATATGAGAATTTACCATTTGAGAACAAGGTGTTCTTTTCTTCTAAACCCCGCCCTGGCTGCAAATCCGCCGTTTTCATTGAAGAGTATGCTCAGCGGCAGGGCGTTTTGGATTCAACGCGGAACCGAAAATACGAGAAATACCTTGATTTAGTGAAGTGGCTAAACGGCGAAGAAAATTACCGTAAAAATGAACGGAACCGTGGAAGCTGAATGAATTGTGCATACGGAAACTGCTGGGTAACAATTGTTATTCCAACCTTCAAACGTGCAGATATACTGCCGTATCTGCTTGCAGCTCTGGAGCGGCAGACCTACCGTAGTTTTGACGTAGTTGTGGTAGTTAAGCCATCAGGAGACGGAACCGAAGCTGTACTTACCGCTGCAAAAGAATACCTCAAACTGAAAATGGTTACGCAATCCAGCGGGCATATCGTGGATGGCTACTTTTTAGGCGTCAAAGAATCCACTGGCGACATCGTGGCGTTCCTTGACGATGATGCTATTCCCGCGGATGATTGGCTTGAAGAAACCGTGAAAATCTTTTGCGGCAGCGACGTCTCCGCGGTCACTGGCGACTCCTTTCCCGTACTGCTCCAACCGAATGGGCTGCAAATCATCCAAGAAACCGAATTACCCACCGTCATGTCACCATACGAATTCGCCTGGTTTGGTCCCCCAATAAAGGGATTAGAAGACTACAAAAATGCAGTAGCAGTCTCAGGAATAGTCTATGAACGCGGCAACAACGCTTACTGGCGCAAACATGGCTGCATCAAAGCGTTGCTTCGGGGTCCCTCGATGGCGATTTCAGGTGAGGTGCTACGGGGCATCGCTTTGCGGGGCGAGTGGATTTTGGGCTGCGCATGGGAAATGGTTTTAGGCTGGCACATCTGGAAACGCGGGTACAAGCTCATTTTTAGCCCCGACGTCAAAGTCTATCATATCGTGCATGGTCGAACCAGCAGCCGCGACTACCTTAGCCCCCGTACGGATCTGCTTTGGGCGGTGGAGGCGGAACTGCTCTTTTATCGGCTATATGGCGAGGAGCCTCAGCTCTCTGTGCATCACAAGTTCCGAGCCGACATCTTTCGGGTTCTTCACAGTTTAAAGTACCTAAAAACAAACCCAGCGTATAATCTACGCAAAATCGAGGGCTTAGTATTCGCTAACTTAATCGGTGCAAAATGGTTGCTGTACAAGAAACTCGGCGTTGCCTACTCGCCGATAGCTGACTTAAATCGGTTTAAACCCAAAAAAACCCAAAAACGGTAAGTGCTTTTTTTTGCAAGACGAGTATCCATTGGTTTCCATTGTGATTCTTAATTATAATGGAAATGGCTGCATCAAAGACTGCCTGCAATCGGTGTTAGCTACGCGTTACCCCAACTTTGAGGTGGTGCTTGTGGACAATGCGTCTAAGGACGGCAGCTTAGAAGCTGCTGAGACCGCTTTTGGCAACAATCCTTTGGTGCAGTTTGTGAAGAATCCGGTGAATGTAGGGTTTAGCGGCGGCAACAACATCGGCTACGCACACTCTCACGGCGCCTACATTGTTTTCTTAAATAACGACACTGTCGTGGACCCTGAATGGCTCACCCCTTTGGTGGATGCAATGCGAAATGACGCCTCTATTGGTCTCGCACAAAGTCTAATCCTAAATATCGATGGCCAAACCGTGCAGACCGCGGGGTGGCTCTATAGCGATTACCTCATAGAGAAGTACCAGCTTGCAAAAGATCAACCTGCTGCTCAACATTTTTTGCCTATCTTTGAGATCTCCTTTGTCTGCGGCGCCTCAATGATGATACGACGATCCATCGCGGAGGAGATGGGTCTTTTTGATGTATCGATGCCCTTCTTCTATGATGATACTTTGCTTTCGCTTAAGACTTGGTTGGCGCAGAAAAGAGTTGTCACGGTTTCAGCTAGCAAAATCCGCCACATCGGCGGAGCAACCAACGTCTGGAAAATTCGCTTCACCACCTATCACCTCAGAAAATCCAACCTCACCCTGCTCCTCGACATTTACCCCAAACTCCGCGACTTCGCCAGTGCCCTGTTAATCAACCTGCTTTACTTGTCAAGTAGTACCGTGTTTATGCTAAAAGACGGCAACGTAGCTGCTGTGTTAGGAAACTTTGATGCGCTGAAGTGGGGCTTGGCGCATTTTAGGTTTCTTTGGCGCAACCGCGTGAATCATCAGTCTCGGGCGAAGATTTCGGCGCAGGCGCTAAAAGACAGTTTTGTGCGGATTCGGATTCCTGTGCCCTTCTATTTCTTGCCCTCCAAGCTTAGCAGTCGCCACTTGGCGGCGGCAGTGACACGGCACGAAAACGCCGTAATATGTTAACTTTTTCTGGTGAATGATGAAATGCAGCAGTTGGAAGTATGCAGTGCACTGGATAAGTGCAAAATCGTGAATTTCCCCAAAATCACCGATTACCGCGGCAACCTCTCCTTCATAGAAGAAAACAACCAAATCCCGTTTGAAATCAAACGCGTCTATTACCTCTACGATGTTCCAAGCGGCGCCACAAGAGGCGGACACGCCCACAAAGAACTCCAACAAGTTATCATAGCCCTCAGCGGCAGCTTCACCGTTATCCTTGACGACGGGTTTAGACGCCGCAGATTCTTCCTCAACCGACCCCACTACGGTCTCTACATTCCTCCGCTGATTTGGCGTGAGCTCAAAAACTTCTCTTCCAACTCAGTTGCGCTCTCGCTTGTTTCGGAAGTTTACAAGGAATCCGATTACATGCGGGATTATGCAGTTTTTAAGAAGATGGCGCACAATGGCTGGCAAATGTCCTAAACAGAAACTAGTAATCATAGGCGACGGCGAAACCGCAGAGTTAGCCCATAACTACTTCGCAGCCGACACCGACTTTGAGGTAGTGGGGTTCAGCGTGGAGGGTGCCTATCTAAAGAAGCAAACACTGCTTGGGTTACCTGTGGTGCCTCTTGAATCCGTCCAAGACGTCTTTTGCCCCCAAACCCACCGCGCCTTTGTAGCAGTCTCATTTACCCAGCTTAACAGGCTTCGACGCCGGCTCCTAAACATTGTAAAAGCCAAAGGCTACCCAATCTGCAGCTACATCAGCCCCAAAGCCTACATTGGCACACAAACCGAAATTGGAGAAAACAGCTTCATACTCGAAGGTGCAATCATACAGCGGGGTGCCAAACTCGGCGATAACGTGACTATTTGGAGTGGCAGCTTTATTGGTCACCGCTCAACGGTTGCTGCGGATTGTTTTGTAGGGGCGCATGTGGCGGTTTCTGGTTTTTGCACTGTGGGGGCAGGCTGTTTTTTGGGGGTAAACTCCTGTTTGGCGGCGAGCGTAAAAATCGCAGAGAACTGCGTGATTGGTGCAGGGGCTGTTGTGATTTCTGATACTGAGGCAGCCAAAGTTTACGTGGGCAACCCCGCAAAATCGCTGTCTAACCGAAGCGTCGAAGATTTCATTTCGGGAGAAGAAGCCATTTGACTCTTGAACAGCCGCAGCATTGTAAAGCAGGCAAAACTGTCTGGGTAGCCCAGTACCAGCCTAAGGACAGCGAGGACTGGAACAGGTTTGTCGCAGCCTCCAAAAACGGCGTGTTTCTCTTCAACCGTAACTACATGGACTACCACGCTGACCGATTCAAAGACCATTCATTGCTGTTTTTTAGGGGCAGTAAACTGGTTGCGTTGATGCCTGCGAACTTGCTGGGGGATGTGCTGCAGAGTCATGGCGGCTTAACGTTTGGCGGGGTAATCTCAGGGTTTGAAATGACACAAGAGCTAATGCTGCAAGTCTTCGATGCGCTCAGGGCGCACTGCAGAGACCAAGGCATAGCTGAAGTGACGTATAAGGTGGTTCCCTACATTTACCATTCTGCCCCCGCAGACGAAGACCTCTACGCGCTATTTCGCAACGATGCCACGCTGGTTGCCCGCCAGGTATCTTCAGCAATTCCTTATCCTCAGCCCCGCGCGTTTGATCACAGCCGCCAAGATAACCTCAGAAAAGCCCGCAGAAACGGCTTGGTTGTGGAGCAAAGCACTGATTTTGAGGGATTCATGCAAATAGCCAATGAAACGCTGGTATCTCGTCACGGCGTTAGACCTGTGCACTCTGTAGCGGAAATTAAGCTATTGAGCAGTCGTTTTCCTGAAAGCATCAGATTATTTGGCTCCTTTAAGGACAATGCTATGTTGGCGGGGGTAGTCATGTATGAAAGTACAAACGTTGCCCACATGCAGTACGCCGCGAACTCCAAGGAAGGCTGGAACATCGGGGCACAAGACATAATCGAAGATTACCTCATCAACAGTCATTACAAGAACAAGAGATTCTTTGATTTTGGTATCTCTACCGAGCAGGCGGGGCAACTGCTAAACACTGGGTTAATTGGTCGAAAAGAAAAGTTTGGTGCAAGCGCCGTAATGTATGACGTTTACCGCATGACGCCCTAAGGAGGCGTATTGTATGTTTGAAGCAGACCGACAGCTTCAAGAAAGCCAAAAAATATTTCAAGAAACCGTTGAACGCGCCGAAAACGCGTTTAGAAACGGCGATTTGAAAGCGGTTTTGGCCTGGGCAAAAATAGCCGCGCATTTCGCGTTTGTTCGGCACCCAGGGTTCTATGTGAGTGCGGAACTGGAGAGTTTGTTGCTTGAAGTAGCGCAGGTTCTAGAAAGGGAACCCATCGATATTGATTCGCCCATAGCTCGTGGTTTAAAAACCAAAGACTACGGAAAAATGCGGTTTCTTTTCGTCGTTACAGAGAGTTACAATAGCGGCGGTCACACCCCCTTTATTGCCCGCTGGATACAAAACACCTCCGACAACTCTATTCACAGCTTAGTATCTACCGCCCACAACGGCGATTTACCTGACATATTAACTGACGCCATAACCAAATCTGGCGGATGGCATTATACCCTCCCTGAGTTAACCCCGAATCTGCCTGAACAGACCTATCTGCTGCGTGCCTTCGCCCGTGACTGGGCCGATGTTGTTGTGCTTTTTGTTCACCCCTTTGACCCCTTGCCCACCGCAGCGTTTGGCATAACCGATTGCCCCCCCGTCATGTACTGCAACCACGCCGACCACGCGTTCTGGGTAGGCAGTAGCGTAGCCGATGTAATTGTAGACTATCACACTCAAGGCAGCATCCTAAGCGCGAAGCGACGAGGACGCTCAAACAACAAACTCTTACCCATACCACTAATAAAACCAGAACCTGCACAAAGCGGCTTCGTTTTGCGCAACACCCTAAACATAAGCAACAACGACACAGTCTTGTTGACTGTTGGGCGAGACGAAAAGTTTCTGCCATTCGGAAAAATCAACTTCCTTGAGGTCATGGTGGACACACTCAAACGCTATCCAAACGTGCGCCTTTTTGCGGTGGGTCCTGAACCCCGTGGCGTTTGGAAACAGGCTTCCGCAATGGTTGAAGGACGCATTCAAGCGTTAGGAACTGTAGATCGCGACTTTTTAGACTTATTTTATGGGGCGGCAGATTTGTTTGTACCAAGTTTTCCCTGTGGAAGCGGAACTGCACTCTTAGAAGCAGGAATGCACGGGTTACCGATTATTGGGTATGATTATGCACCTTTGCCTCATATCAGCGGCGCCGACGACGTATCCTTTAGAGATGCACCTGTACATACACAGTCGATTGGAGAATTCAAAGACATCTTAGAAAACGCGCTCAACAACTTGGCTGCATATCAAGTCAAAGCCCAAGTGGTTCAGGAGAATATTTTGCGTGACCATTGCCCGCCCGGATGGAACAAATACCTCGATGATGTGCTGCAGGCGTTGCCTTCTCAGCATGGCATCCAAACACCCCAACCCATCCCCGCCCAAAGTGAGTACGCCGACCATTACTTGGCATATTTAGATTCGCAGATGATGGGTGACGAGTTACCTGAACTTTCCTTTAGTCGCCTTGTCCGCGCCTACGCGGTTCACTTGTCCCGTTCTGAGGCTAGAAATGCGCAAGCCAAAAGTTTGCTGCGGGCTTTTGGGCAAGTTGATGGGACACGGCAGTCAAAGCAGTATTTGATGGGTTGCATGGAGTTTGTAACTTCCACCCTTAAGTAGAAAATTTTTTGGAGAGGTTAATTTTGAGTTTGGTTAGTTTAGTTAAAATTTCTAAAGATGCCCCTTTTCCGATGAAGCAGTCGATCTCTGAGGCCCTAAACTGCATAAACTATCATTTAGACAAGAAAATCAGAAAAGTAGTCATTAAGCCTAACCTCTGCTATTACTGGGACAGTAGCACAGGACAAACCACCGAACCCCAATTTGTAGCCGAACTCATTGATTATTTGCGTGAAGAAATCAACCCCGATATAGACATAGCCATCGTTGAATCCGATGCGTCAGCGATGCGTTGCAAGTACGCTTTTCGCATGCTCGGCTACGAGGACATCGCTGCAGCAGAGAATGTTCGCCTTGTTAACTTGTCCGAAGATGAATATGACAGCGTAGATGTACCCTGCGACGGGAACGTCTACAACTTTAAAGTACCCAAAACCATAAGCGACGCCGACATTCGCATAAACATCGCTCACATCAAATACACGGTTAGCCCCATCAAACTGACCTGCGCACTCAAAAACATCTTCGGCTGCAACCCCGACCCCAAGAAATTCAAGTACCACATTGACCTCGGACACGTCATCGTGGCATTAAACAAAGCCATGAAATTTGACCTCCACATAATCGACAACAACATCGCTGCAGGCATAGCTCCAAGGCGTATGGGACTGGTTATGGCGAGTCAAGACCCCGTTGCTCTTGACAATGTTGCGGCTAAAATTGCGTGGCTCAACCCCGACAAAATCCCCTATTTCCAGCTTGCAGAGCAGGAGGGTCTTGGAAAACGTGACTACGTCACCTGCGGCGAACCGTTGAGTACGTTTAAGGCGATTTATCCTAAACCGAACTATTCAATGAAGAGTAAAGATAACGCGCTCAAAATTTTGGTTGGCGTTGGATTGGGGAAACGGTTGGGACTCGAGTAGGAGGCAATAGAATGGATTCTGTAAGGTTAGGCATTGTGGGGTTAGGTTTCATCGGGCAACTCCACATGCGACATGCCTTGATGGCTCCAAACGCTAAGGTAGTGGCAGTCGCGGACACCTCTACGGTTGCTTTGAAGCGCGCCAAAGCCGCAGGCATAGAGAAAACCTACACCGACTATAGCGAAATGTTCCAAGACCCAACCATCGACGCCGTCGTAGTTTCCTTGCCGACGCATCTACATCTTGGATGCGTAGTTAAGGCGGCAGAAGCAAAAAAGCACATTTTCCTCGAAAAACCCATCGCAACTACCATCTGGGAAGGCAAAGAAATCCTCGATGCCGCCGAACAAAACCATGTCAAGTTGATGATGGGGTATCCGATGCGGTTTAACCGGCACTTTAAGCAGGTCAAATCAGACCTCGACGACGGCTTGCTGGGCGAAGTAGAGAATGCGCATGCCACCTATGTGAGTTCAGGTCCCTTCTTTCACCGTGCTGATGGGCATTCTCCGGTGCCTGTTCCTGACTGGTGGTTTAACCTGCAGTTGACGGGCGGCGGGGTTTTGATGGATTTGGGTTGTCATCTGTTTAATTTGCTGAGATGGTGGTTCGGCGAAATCCTCGACGTTAAGGCACAGTTTGGGCATCGGTTACGTATGGATTTTGAAGACTCCGCCATGTGTCTGGCGCGGTTTGAGTCGGGTTCGATTGCCGTAGTGAATGTGGGTTGGTTTTCGCAGGAGTATCTTTTACGGCTCGACTTGTTAGGCAGCGTTAGGAATGTTTCGGTTTCGCATGCACCATCTTCTGGGGCATCGAATATTTATCAAATGCTAACCAAGGGGATAACCGCGTTTAATCAGCCGCATTTTGATGAACTCCAATACTTCATAAACTGTATAGCCAAAGATGAGTTTCCCTCTCCGTCGGGTCTGGATGGGTTGCGTGATTTAGAAGCCATCCTCAAGGCGTATAATAACCAAATAATCCTCTAAAACAGGCTGCAGGGTTTTTTTATGGATAAGGCATTAGAGCTCGGCAAATCTTCTGCGCTGGGAAGCTTTCACCTCCTAATAGGAGTGGTAGGCGGCACTGTCATACTCGCCGTAGGCACCCTGATACTGGCTACGTTGCTGTCCCCCGAAGGCGTCGGACTCTACGGCATGGCTCTTATACCATTCACCATGATTAGCTTCTTCCGAGACTGGGGCATAAACAACGCCCTAATCCAAAAAATCGCCAGCCTAAAAGCCCAAGGCAAAACTGAAGAAATCCACGACGTCATCGTCTCAGGTATAGTTTTTGAAATTATCACTGGCGCCGCGCTTGCGTTGGTCTGCTTTGGTTTGGCTTGGCCCCTTGCGTATATCCTGAGCCCAGCCGACGTGTCCGAGTTAAGCGTCTACATTGAGTTGTCAGCGTTGGCTGTGTTTACGGGTGCGCTTATTTCAGCGGCAGGCGGCATCTTTGTCGGGTTTGAACGCATGAAACTCAACAGTTTCGCCCAAATCTTCCAAGCAGTCATAAAAACCGCGTTGGGTCCGTTGCTGATTATTTTGGGGTTTGGAGTGTTTGGCGCGGTATTTGCCGCTGTTGTCTCTTTGGTTGCCACGGGAATAGTCTGCATATTGCTTGTGTATTTCTATCTGTTTAGACCTCTCAAGAAGAGTAAGGTTGGCAGATGTGACATCAAAAAAACCCTCAAACCCATGATTAGCTTCGGTCTTCCCCTAACCGTCTCCAACGTCGTGATAGGTGTGTTGCCGCAGTTTTTCACCTTTGTGATGGCGGCGTATGCGGGCACTTGGATGATGGGTAACTATTTTGCAGGAACCTACTTCGCCGTGATTTTGACGTTTGTGTCCTTTCCCATCCAAACCGTCCTGTTCCCGATGTTCTCTAAAGTTAACCCCGATACCGAACCCAAACTCGTCAAAACCGTTTTCGCATCCTCAATCAAATACACCGCCCTACTCCTTGTACCCGCCACCATGCTCTTAATCACCCTAGCTGAACCACTGGTTAACACTCTTTTTCCCGCTGAAGGCATTCTCCAATCCCTCTTTGTCGCCAACGCCGCCCCCAAATACCCCTACGCACCCATATTTTTGATCCTCTCAATTCTTGTGGACCTGTTGGTTTTAATTGGCAACATCAGCTTGGTAGTTTTCCAAAGTGGCGTCGGGCAAACCCGACAAGTCATGAAACAAAGTATTCTGTCATTGGCGGTTGGGTTGCCGCTTGCCTACGGTTTAGTTGCCTACTTTGCAGAGGTAGGCGGTCCAGCTCTTGCGGTGGTAGGCGGCATAATCGGCGCTATGATTGCAAATTTTCCAGGTATGTTTTGGGGGCTCTCGTGGATATGGCGAAAATACGGCGTAAAAGCGGATTTTGTTTCCTCCGCAAAAATATTTTTGGCATCTTTGATTGCCTCAGGAGCAACTTACCTCCTCATAACCGTGCTAAGCATAGCCTACTGGGTTATCTCGCTGATCGTTGGTGCGGTTGTGTTTTTGTTGGTGTTCTTGACAACGGCTCCAGTCATAGGGGCTGTCAACCAAATGGACATCGACAATTTCCGAACAATGTTTTCAGGCTTAGGCATAATCGCAAAACCCATAAACCTAACTTTAGGCTTCATGCGACGCATGTGCAAACCCATAAAGCCACAACCACACCCAACCGAACAGTTGCCAAAAAATCAAACCGACTTGACATAAGCCTTAAAGCGAACGGTTGCCTAAGTCAATATCAAGGAAATTCTCGTTTTTTAAGTGTTAAAGGTGGATTTTTTTTTTGCAAAAACTCAAACCTATTCGTAAAAAGTCTTCTGCGCTTTTGAGGGCGGCAGGCGTTTTCTTAGTCGCCGGTGCCTTCCTATTTTTGTTTTCCATATTTTTCGAAGTCCAAGTCGCTGCCTTCATTGGGTTAGGCTTGGTTTTTTGGGGCGCGATATTTGCGGCGACTCAAACTAACCGATACGTAGAAACAACTCTTCTTGACTCCACCGCCAAATCCTCCTATGCCACCATGGAACGCGTCATGAATGACCTCAAATTCACTGGACACGCATACTATCTACCCGCATACCCCCAAGACGTCACCATCCCCGAATATCTCAAACCCCTACGAGAACCCGTGGTTTTCATAGCTGAAGACTTCGACGGCAAGCCCTCCGTGGATGAAATAGCAGAGGGCAAATTAATATCAGACAAAACCCAAGGCATATTCATCGCGTCGCCTGGTGCGGGTTTGATGGCGCATCTAGAAAAGCAGCTTCAAATGGATTTTAGCAAGGCAACAATGGATGAACTGATATCGATTCTTCCGCGTAGCTTGACCGATGGATTAAGTTTAGCACGGTCAGTGAACATGACGGTTACGCCGGGCGGCGTGGATTTTAAGGGGTCGGGAATTGTTTATGAAAGCCTCTATCGCCCTGAAGCGCCACTGAAAAGTGTTAGCATCTTAGGTTGCCCTGTTGTAAGTGCAGTCGCAAGCGCCCTTGCCAAAACCAGCGGCAGAACCGTAACCATAACTGACCAGGTTCTATCGCGTGGGGGAACTAAAGTGCGGTTTGAGTTTTTGGGTGAAAAAGCATGATTTTTCCACTCACCATATCTGATTTAAGTTTGTGGCTGGCTGTAACCGCAATCATTTTGCTGGTGACTTCGGAGCTGATTTTTGCTTTGCCTGACACTGCACAGATTGCGCTGGATAAGCGATTGCTACGGGGATGCGCGCTTGGGTGTGGTTTGGCTTTTCTGGTCACGGTGGGTCTAAAAATCATGAACATACCCTAGTACCTGCTGAGTAGCGCAGTTTCGTTTGGTTTTTGTGTGTTCGTTAGTTATTCTTGCAGCTTGAAAGTTGCAGCTAACGCTCACCTAAACTTGACCCTAACTCTACCCTAACGCTTAAATGTGCAGCAACCTCCCTTCTTTTGAAATCTCAAGGGGGAGAACACTGCTTGTATGCCGTTGGACATATGGCCCTTGCGTACCTTTTAGGTAAAAGCGCCGCGAAGGCACTCCACGAAAAAGTCAACGTTCCCATACTTCTGGTTCTTTCGATTCTCCCCGACATCGACATAATCTATGACTTTTTCACTGGCACCGAAATCCATCGTGGCCCCACCCACTCTATAATTTCTATAATCATTATCTTTATTCCCATCTTCATTCTGCTACGCAAAAAAGCAGTCCCCTACTTCTTAGCTATGATCTCCCACCCCATCCTATCAGACTTCATAGCGGGAGGACAACTACAACTACTCTGGCCCATAACTAACCAGGAGTTTGGGCTCCACGAATTAGGCGGACCCTACATCGACATAACCGACCCCGCGAACCTCGCCCTCGAACTATCCTTGTTTGCTGTAGCCACAGTAATTCTATTTGCGTCGGGTGACTGGAAAGTCTTTTTCTCAAACCAAAAAACCAACCTTGTCCTCATCATACCCATCGCCACGGTTCTGTTGCCCAGCACCCTTG includes:
- a CDS encoding metal-dependent hydrolase, whose product is MKSQGGEHCLYAVGHMALAYLLGKSAAKALHEKVNVPILLVLSILPDIDIIYDFFTGTEIHRGPTHSIISIIIIFIPIFILLRKKAVPYFLAMISHPILSDFIAGGQLQLLWPITNQEFGLHELGGPYIDITDPANLALELSLFAVATVILFASGDWKVFFSNQKTNLVLIIPIATVLLPSTLGYPFTMPLILTSPILALAHLFYLVLFTIAVVKALIPLVRRLFGLQTKNPPPKLPG
- a CDS encoding oligosaccharide flippase family protein, encoding MDKALELGKSSALGSFHLLIGVVGGTVILAVGTLILATLLSPEGVGLYGMALIPFTMISFFRDWGINNALIQKIASLKAQGKTEEIHDVIVSGIVFEIITGAALALVCFGLAWPLAYILSPADVSELSVYIELSALAVFTGALISAAGGIFVGFERMKLNSFAQIFQAVIKTALGPLLIILGFGVFGAVFAAVVSLVATGIVCILLVYFYLFRPLKKSKVGRCDIKKTLKPMISFGLPLTVSNVVIGVLPQFFTFVMAAYAGTWMMGNYFAGTYFAVILTFVSFPIQTVLFPMFSKVNPDTEPKLVKTVFASSIKYTALLLVPATMLLITLAEPLVNTLFPAEGILQSLFVANAAPKYPYAPIFLILSILVDLLVLIGNISLVVFQSGVGQTRQVMKQSILSLAVGLPLAYGLVAYFAEVGGPALAVVGGIIGAMIANFPGMFWGLSWIWRKYGVKADFVSSAKIFLASLIASGATYLLITVLSIAYWVISLIVGAVVFLLVFLTTAPVIGAVNQMDIDNFRTMFSGLGIIAKPINLTLGFMRRMCKPIKPQPHPTEQLPKNQTDLT